AGCCTTCGCACTGATGCGCCGGCAACAGCCACAGGGCGGGCGAATCATCAATAACGGCTCGATCTCCGCCCACACCCCACGACCGTTCAGCAGCGCCTACACCGCCAGTAAACACGCGGTGCTGGGGCTGACCAAATCCCTGGCCCTGGACGGGCGCGAATTCAACATCGCCTGCAGCCAGATAGACATCGGCAACGCCCTGACCGAAATGTCGGTGCGCATGACCAAAGGCGTGCGCCAGGCGAACGGCACCATCGCCGTGGAGCCGATGGTGGACGTCAAGCACGTGGCCGATGCCGTGCGCTACATCGCCGGCCTGCCGCTGGAGGCGAACGTCCTGAACATGACCGTCATGGCCAGCGCCATGCCGTTTGCCGGTCGCGGTTGAACCGGCCTTTTTATTCCGTTACACGAGGTTTA
This genomic stretch from Pseudomonas wuhanensis harbors:
- a CDS encoding SDR family oxidoreductase, with amino-acid sequence MNSPLKVALVTGAGSGIGRAVALALMADGFTLVLAGRRPEPLQALIEWALSEGHEALAVPTDVRDPASVDALFATITEVYGRLDVVFNNAGVNAPAVPLDELTFEQWRNVIDTNLNGVFLCARGAFALMRRQQPQGGRIINNGSISAHTPRPFSSAYTASKHAVLGLTKSLALDGREFNIACSQIDIGNALTEMSVRMTKGVRQANGTIAVEPMVDVKHVADAVRYIAGLPLEANVLNMTVMASAMPFAGRG